TCGGGATAAAAAAAAGTCCACACTTAACCATTtgcacacctcttaagaaactactcactctaagaaaaaaatatgtaaattgactaaactatgcctaattaaataggcattgagatttgattatataacacttaatagggcaaatctgaaaaaataagattaattattttttgatttaataagtagacactttttttttatcgaaaaaaaaaaaggctaagtggacacttttttttttttttttattgagagGGAGTAGTATTAGAACAGTGCCTTTTAGCTCCCTTCTATCTGGTAAACCTCATAACCTCAAATATTGCACTAATTATGAAACTTAAAATAAGAGAACATGTTGAAGTAAATACATAATGATTCATCATTCATTGAAACCCAATATTATAGCTGGAGCAAGTCATTATAAAATACAACAAAccctaatttcttttttctttccccaacaaaaaaaaaaaaaaaaaaaacacacacacacacagaaaAGAGCCTCTGTAGATATACTAGACATTGTCTGACTCTTCTGTCTCGCTTTACTAgtactatataaaattccaacAATGCAACGAGAATTTGTTGGAGGCTATCAAAAgcgaattcaaaatttaaagttaGTGAGTTCTGATTAACCCGAGCTCAGAGCCAGAGAGCTCCGGCTTCTTTGAGGAGAGGAACAAGGGTACCATTTATATGACAAGCCATAACTGTTTCAATTCCACCCAAGAATTTCCCACCAACGAATACAGCCGGCACAGGCTGCTGCTGCCCGTCCCCCGCAAGCTGAAACAGCAAGGCGTGAATTTCCCTCCCCGCTGCATCCCTATCGAGCTCTACTATCGTGGGGCCCACCCCTAGCCCGAAGAGGAGCTGCTTCACCACGTGGCACATGCAACAACCGCTCATGGTGAAAACCACAACCGCATTGCCTGACACTAGGAAACGGACCCTCTCGTAAACTGACTCCATTCTTGATTCTCCAACGATCCTCATATTTGATGATGACTCCTTCACTACctgcattttcttttctttttttgtttttgcaaatTCTCACTAAGATTTCAAAAGGGTATTTTTTATATGCTAAAATCTTGGAGTTTAATGGACTAAAAAacttgggtttttttttttgttgcttctAGGTTCAAACAAGAAGAGCAAGAATTCAGATGATATTTGTTGTTAGGGCTTATGTAGAATGAAGAGTGGGTTTTATAGgagggagaaaaagagagggggTGGTAGGGTAGGGGTATATTGGGGGTAGGGGTGTTTAGGGAGTGGGGTGGGAGTGTATAGCTAGGGACATAGTAGCTGAACCCGGCAAATTCTGACGGGTTTGATATTTCCTCATTTTTACAACAGCAATAGTACGATCCTTTCCCAATCATCTACTTTATTTGCATGCCTTTCTTCTGCCTTTTGCCTTTTTAGAATGtgtaaagagagagaaagggatgATCAGAGTGGATAAGGTCACAAGTTTTGTCTATGAGGGCTTTAGGGAGTATGTACGTAATTAAGTTGATGTTACTTGGACCTCTTGATGATGAATGAATAATTAATTCCAGCATTTAATTAGTAGCATCTAATCCATAAAAGTAGTGAATTGACAACCTCTAAAGGTGTCATTAAAACTACTAGCATTACTTCGTGCTTTTCCATTAATAGTGTCTTGCAAACTTGAAGAAGTAGCTAATGATTCGCCAcagtattatttaatttatttggtaCTCCTAAAACATTTTCCCCATTAATTATAATTCGCACAACTTAAGATAGATTAAAGGAGAAAGCACCCTTACCAGATTTTTTTCCATTCCAAGGGTTCAAAACTGATATCTCAGGTTACGGGTGGTTGTATTTCATCTCACCATATTCTTGGTGATGGTACTCctaaatttaataattactTTGTTTAACTGAAATATTCATCCTTTTTCGCTGTACGTATCAACACCTTAtatactctcttcttttttattatgtgacttagttttgattgaatatgaattttaagaatgtaaaaaaagttattgaatcttgtgattaaaCGGAAAATGGGTGTAATATACCGAAAATACTCTTTGATTCTTGTAGAGGGGAGGACATTACTCGGCACCTAAAGTAGGGCTCAAACCTAACAATAACGACCAGAAATGCACAAGCCGAATTGGAGTATTCCAAAAACTTGGGGATTTTGTTGAAGAATGCAAAAAAGTCGCTCATCGGTGGTTAATGAGATATGTCTCCTTATACGACTCTGGCAATCCTCCCCCATAAGTTTGGCTTTTGGCTGAAGCAGTTATGATCCTTTTCTTTACACGATCGAAGCGTGACCCATCTCATCCGATGTtggaaaatttcaaattaaattgcTCACGCTCCAGATGTCTAGCCCTGGGCGTGAGGTGGGatgttgaagaatgaaaaaaagtCCCTCACAGTGATTAATGACAGATTTAACTACAACAATTTTAAACTATCAAACCTGTTGTAATAAGTAGTTTGTCTTATTATCCATACTACTATTAATCTCACTTATTATACATGGTTGTTTGGACATGCATATCTTTTAGGTAGGTACAAATTCTCTTAAGACTATTATTGTATGGAAGTTAAACTGTATCCAAAACTGCCGTTACCGGCCTCTAAATTATACTTTAAAAATGGGAAGTGCAGCTTGTCATTGTGATCTAACATTCTTCTTCAATAATTATATAGGAAAATAAGCAACTGCGTATAAAAACAAAGAGAGCTAAAAGCAGAAAACTTATAATACGTGAGAGCTTAATTATATATCTAAGTATCTAACTCTGGGAGGTAGAGTGAGATAAATGGTCCCACAATGATAATTACACCAATTTAAATATACTCTTATTATTAAATTATAGTTAactaatacatattttaatattaatttataatttaatcaTGATAAATTAGTATAATTTAGTATAAATACCAGGTGTACGTGCCTAAGTTTTTAAAGGCTTCTGAATTGTTAATGGTAACATAATATCACGTTATTTTTTATTAGTTGCTTGCTTGTTTTAAGATAAGTAATAAATTACATTTGTTCCCTTCATAATTAATAACAAAACGATCCTTCTGCAGAAAAGTTATGTACTGAAAAACTTGATTCAGAAAAGCTTCctcaaaaaattataaaaagcgGAAGCTAATTAATTGGCTAAATATATTGCCATACTTAAAAAAATTCAGGCTGTGGGGCCAACTTTGTCAAAGGAGCAAAGTCATCTTCCCAACAGAAAAAAATGGTGCAGAAATTCACCAGAATAAGATGTGAGAGAAATGAGAATGGCATGAGAATTGGGATAGGACAAGTGTTACCTCATACTGCAACCTGAAACACAGACTTGAGGTTGAGGTACACAAAAAACGCTTTTGTGTGGACCATTTTCTAactgttattattattgttattttaatattattattattaatatttgaaTCAAACCAGCTTCTATGTATTATAAAGCTTAGTTTGAGCTCAGATATATGAAGAGAATTGCAACTCATTTTGATGTCTTAATTCAACCAaatacaaagtttaagaaatacatataacatactAAACATGTCTTTTAGGTcttgtaatttaaaatatatgtGTCATTTATACAATGGATGGGTAAAATCATTTGCACCCCcaactttactttaaaaatcaaatttgctatccaattattaacAATTTATGACATTCTCTTCCCTCTATCCTACACATtcaattttccccttttcattttcaATGTCCATTGTCCCTTCCCCCTCTATGTAATATTCCctatgtttcaatttatgtaatataGTTTGATTAGgtacgaaatttaagaaagaaagggagattttttaaacttgtggtttaaaacaagccatagatatttgtgtgactgtaaatcattcattaagggtaaaagaggaagttttaagttaaattatttctaaatgtaG
This portion of the Lycium ferocissimum isolate CSIRO_LF1 chromosome 1, AGI_CSIRO_Lferr_CH_V1, whole genome shotgun sequence genome encodes:
- the LOC132030150 gene encoding glutaredoxin-C9-like, producing the protein MQVVKESSSNMRIVGESRMESVYERVRFLVSGNAVVVFTMSGCCMCHVVKQLLFGLGVGPTIVELDRDAAGREIHALLFQLAGDGQQQPVPAVFVGGKFLGGIETVMACHINGTLVPLLKEAGALWL